Below is a window of Culturomica massiliensis DNA.
ACATTTGCGGAAAGTTCTCTAAAAACTGTTTTTTCAACTTTGGATGCAAGCCAATATGTAAAAGTTCCTTTTCCACTAAATGTGATGTATCATAATACAAGAATTACAGCACCGAATAATCTTTATAATGCAGTAATGACATTACCTGGTGCTAAGAATATAAAAGGTCCAAAATCTGTTGTCGCCAAACCTTATTTACAATATTATGGAAAATAAAATTACCTCATCCCTGTTTTGTTTCTTAATATTATCTATGAGTTCATGCTCTGTCAGTAAAACGATAAAATTGGAAACGCCTTTTGTTACTGTTGTAAAACTGATAGATGCAGAACAATCTATGCATTTAGATGACGCGATGCAATATATAGATGTAGAACAGGTATATTCAAAATTAGGCTCAAAAAATCCCAAAGAGGATTGGATAAAAATGATTAAATTTCATTATAACCTCGGTAAGGGGAAAAAAAATTCAAACGCTTTTGGATATGGAAATTATGATATAGAAGAAACGATCAAAGGCAACAATGCACAAGTTTATTTCAAAGCAAAAGATAAAAAAGCGAATATTAAAATGATAACTTATGGATTAGAGAAACGTCAAAAGGGATGGATAGTTATTTCTATCAACTATACAAAATAGCTATGCAAATGAAATGTTATTCCAAAAGCACACGGGGACGGGGATAAAGTACTACCAAACAAAGGCAGATATCTCTGAGCGAATCACATCCTGTCAGCTGCCCGAAAAGCAGATAAAGAAGGTGATTATAACTATTTAGATTCTTGACATGCCAATCCCCTTTATATTGTTTTACAAACTTGTCAAATTGGTAACGTGATATAAACTCGATGATTTGGGAGAATACATATTTACCCTGATTCATAATCTTGATGTATTGAAACTACAAGACTAATAAATCACTTTCAAATCAAAAAATCAAAGAACGATCGTATTTGTTTATAAATTAATATTTTAACAACAGTGGTTAGATTTTTATCGCACCACTACTATCTTTAAATCTATGAGAAAATACAGATACAATATATTAATTGGTATCGTATTATTAATGGCAATCTTTCAGGCTCCGTTAATTTATTACTATACCTCCGGCTTAACCAGCCTTTTCTTCATTCCTTATATACTTATAGGTGCAGCATTAACCTTTGGGCTAACCTTTGTTTTAATGAAAAAAAAGCTTATAACCGGCATACAAAAAGCCGGACTTATATCGACAATTGTAATCGGAAGTTTATCGTTATTTTTCGGGCACATCCTCATCGAAAAAATAGATTGGAATTTGCGAAAAAGTACAAGAAATAAAATCGTTGCATTAGTAAAAACAAATCAGCTACAGCCAAATTCATCATATAACAAAAATATCTGTAAGCTAAAACGATGGAATATTCCTCCTATTTCAAACGGAGGAAATGAGATTGTCATTTATAAAACCGAAGACGGAAAATTCACAATCAGGTTTTACATCGACCGAGGTTTTTTGGATCATTATTCTGCTTTTACGTATACTGACAATCCCGCAGACATTAAGATGTTCAAGGAAAAAACCAAAACATATAAAAAAATAGATACCAATTGGTATCGGGAATCTTTTTAATAAGCACACAGGGACGGGGGTAAAATGCTACTGATAATGTCACAGGCAGTACGACTAATGTGGAAGTCAGCCAAGCAATGACCGGTATTGCAGGAAATAAAGGATTGAATTTTGTTACAACCGGACATATTAGGGCAAAAGAACCCGGAATGACAGAATTACTAAAAAAACAACTTTTACATGAATATACAATCCGGGAATTAAATCATAGTCATCCACGGGGAAAAACTCCAAGTGGTAATTATAAGCCAAAACCAAAAGGAGATTTAGGCTTTAAAGAGAGTATAAACAACTATTTGAAATCAAAAGGCATGGCAATCCCCTCTTACAATATATATCACGTACCTACAAAAAAGAAAATACCTTTTTAATACAAACATTTATGAAACATTTAAATTTATATCTGGCCTTTTTTTTCATAAATTTTATTTTTATAGCTCAATCACAGAGCTTAATTGTACCGAAACAACATTTTTCATATACTATTAATGAGTTGATAATTAAAGATAGTTCTTTTTTATCAACATTCGACTCTTTAGTATTTGAGAAAAAATGCCCCAAAATTAAAGATATGACATATAGTTATTTCATAATGAAAATTGAAAAAAAGAATGACGAATGTATTTATGAAATAGGCATGGAAGCTGATGAGAAACCATATATTGATGAAAATGCAATGGGGTATTTTGTTTTAAATAATTACTATTTCTTTGTTTATGGTTGTAATCCCAATAATATTTTCACGATAACTCCAAAAAAGAAACAATTTAATTATAAAATAGACGAAGAATTACCTTATATTGAAGAGTTCCCATATTGTATCTGCATCAATAGATGTTATATTATTTTCAGATTGTTGTCGTGCAAATTCAATGTTATCAACTATTGTAAGACCTTTCATCAAAAGTTCATCATTTCCTTCTGCATTTTTATAATAAAATTCAAAAGTTTTATTTTGCTTATCAGTATTTTTACCCCAAGAAACTTTTGTTTTTGAAACAATATCCTGATGCATATCCGCTATTTTTTTTACAAATACATCTTGAATATTCTTCAGAAATTCAACAATAAAATTATTTTGATCTAAAAAAAGACAAACAACAGTCAATGTTACCAAAACTCCAAAAAAAGTTTGGCTATCACCTAAAAAAGTAGCACACATTACAAAATCAGGAATATAAAATACGCGACCCGGTTACTAATTGGTCAAAACGTTCTAATAAAACATTTGCTTTCTCCACATTATTAAAACAACAAATTGCAGTCCTTTCAGTAGGATCACTTTCTCGCCTATACATTTTCTTATCTCCTACAAAAAAATGATAAGCATCTTTATAAATGGCATCTGGATTTGCTAAACGGATTTTAACTTGCTTACCAAGATACGCTTTCAATATATCCCAGATAGGCTCATTTTTCAAATCAGGTTCATTCTTCTCCAAAACAACTTCAAAATATCCCCCTTTTTCTAAAAAAGTCTTCAAACTCTCCCGCAAATCTTGTAAAGGGTCAAATTTAGCTTCACCTACATTAACCTTCTCCTTTATACAATCGTCAATAATTTTCTTAAAATCATCTCTAAATATAGCAAATCTACCACAATACATGCTAACTTCTTTTGAATGATCCAAAATAACCCCCATAACCATAGCGGCATGAATAGGACTATCATTCAAAATAGGGTCAGAGCTATTATCTGCAATAGCTTTTCTCAATTTTTTCAGATAATTATTATAAGTATCTAAACTATATTTTTCTTGAATATCAGACATAAACTAAATGATTTAAAGAACTGCAAAAGTAATAAATAAATCTAAAACAAACAGAACATAAAGTTTTTTATTTATAAACGAAAATCTCTCAAATATGTTTTGAATATTAAGTCACTTTAAAAATATAGACAATTTTCTTTTTTTGCAAGATTTGTTTGTAAAACTTCATTATTTGTTTTTCATGTTAAAAACGAACACATTAAAAACAAATAACTTACATTTATATATTCCTATCATCATTCCCTACAAACAGACATTTTTTTCAATCTTCTTTTAGCTACTAAGAAAAAAATAATAAACTTTTATTCATTTTAAGCTAAAAGTAAGTTCATTCCTTTTTGTCTCAAATCTGGAAAGACTACAATTGGTAAAGGTAATATTTCCCGATATTCTCTATTGCGAATATTTAAAACGATTGCGGAAAGATTATTTTTAACAAAATATAGATAAAGTACAAAAGATACTGATCTAAGATTATCCAAAATCTTCACATAAAAACACAATAATCAAAACCACCACCATAGCCAAACAAATCTCATGGATAACCTGAAGGCAAAGGGAAGTTTCCTAGTGTTTCGGGAGCTATATATTAAATTTCCAGCTTTCCACCTCTCTTTTCAGAATACTATATATATTGATATCCGCATACTTACCATCTGCCAACAACTCGCCTTCGCGTTCGGTATCTTTCAGAGTAAAAACCAGGCGCTGAGGAATAACATTACTCACCTAATTGCCCACGGCACAGCAGATGTGAATACGGTTCATTCCCCACCCACTAACTGCCTACTCAGACAGATGGCTCACACAACGGGGTATCACCTCCACTTTCCATCCGAGGCAGGAGACACTCTTCTAAATCTCCGGCCTTTTCATTTCCAGATTATTTGGGTTAACATTCACAAGTTACAACAAATTTTAATACAACTCAACCCTTTCATATTTGAAACACACGGGGACGAGGTAAAGTGTTATTTATAAATACCTAGATTTTTAGGATCTTCTCGCTTCGTATGACCGTTATATTCATCATTTATTTCTATTTTACCGGACGAATATGTCCTTAAATCACTTACATCTCCGGTGTTTTCAGGCTTATCAGGAGTTTTATTAATTGACCAATGTCCGGGTGCAATTGAGATTCCTGTGTCATGCCCATAATAACCTGCCAAATCCGTGACGGGACCATGTGCAACGTCAGAACTATTATCTATTTCAAATTTTACATCATAGTGCCATGATGTTCGGGAAGCAGAAAATCCAGGTTCAAATGTTGAAAATCCGTCATCTCCTATGGCATTATCCGGTATGCCATCAGTAATTACTTTCGGTTTGAAAACATAAGGTTGCTTTTTTTACTTATATCTGCAAGATTTCCTTTTTGTGCCTTAAAATAGCGTTTAGCCGTAAGTAATTGAATTATTTTTCTTTGGCTTATTGCTACCGAACGATTATCATTCAATCGGACAGTATTTTTTATTTTTTTATCTGTTTTTCTATTTCGGATTATTGGTCCATTTTCCAAATTTGCAGGTATATATTCCATTAAATAACTTACTATTGATACGGAAAAATAAACTTTAAAAAACATTTCAGTAATATTAAATGCCCAAATACCGATATATGTTTTCTAAAAGTGAAAATAGTCTTGTGAGATATGTCTCCCAATAGTTTTTAATGTACAATAAGAAGCAACCTTTTCAATCTAAAATTACCACCCCAAAAGAAATTTAAACTTTATATAACATAAAATCCCTTTTTACCGTTTTTGCACCAACAAACAAAATCTCTCCGCATTTGAAAATCCGCATTTGTCTCCCCGGGAAATAGGTATTAATACACCTGTAAGGAAAGTGGAATCGGAGTAATTTTACAAAAAACAGAATCTATGGAAACAAACAAAACATTGGCGGAAGATTTCGGGGGTGAACGGGTGGTGAGCAACGGATACGGAGGGTTTATGGAAGGGCTGTTGCAACTGGTGGAGGGCAAAGAGATAGGCGCCCCCCTGGGAGAACAGATTAAAGCATATGCCCTGGGATTTGTGGAGGAACACGACCTGGGCGGGTTTAACCGGTTTTCGGACGAAACGTATGTGAGGGACTATATCGGCAGGGATGCCGGAACAGGATGGGAAGCCATTGTGATGTGCTGGAAAAAGGGCAACCGGACAGCCATTCACAGCCACCCGCAGTTTGCCGGATACACGTTTGCCGACGGCGAGTTTTTGGTGGAAATATTCGAACCTCGCGGAACAGGCGCCCACCCCGTACAACAACTCCATATCACCGGACAATCGGGGCTCTACGCCATCGGCGAAGCCGGGAAATTTACCAACCACATCCACCGTATTACCTGCCTGAGCAAAACCGCCCACAGCCTGCATATCTATTCGGACGATGCACTGAAAGGGCTGAAATATGAAGAGGTGTAGTTTGCCGGCATTCAGAAGATTTTAGATTTATGATTTACGATTGTTGATTATACCCGCCATCCCTCCCTGCAAAAAAGAGGAAGCGTAAATCAGCAATCGTAAATTATCACAG
It encodes the following:
- a CDS encoding DUF4372 domain-containing protein encodes the protein MNQGKYVFSQIIEFISRYQFDKFVKQYKGDWHVKNLNSYNHLLYLLFGQLTGCDSLRDICLCLVVLYPRPRVLLE